From Halalkalicoccus subterraneus:
GTTGGGTGGGCAGCACCTTGCTGGCATTGGTTTACCTCGCCGTCGGTAGAAGGATGCTCACCGGTGGGCGGTCAGCTATTGGTGGTGCCTTCTGGTAAGGCGGTGAAAAATCGAATTGATGCTGCTCTTTGAACTCATTTAGGCTACTGATTCATCGAGGAGCTCACCGATCGCGGTGTCAATGAATTCTTTATCTTCTGGACGGAACCCAAACATCCCGAAATGCCCCCATGGCGTCGGGATCGGTCGCAGCTCGCTATCGGGAATCATCTCCTCTTCGATCCGATTGTCCTCAAGTGTGAACACCATGTCTTCTTCAAATGGGAGAACGTACACGCGGGCTTCGATTCGTTGGAGTGCACTCTCGAGATCACCGTCGGTCATTCGGCTCACATCGGCGTGTTTCCACTTCCAAGCCATTCGAATCAGGTTGTTCGGATCCATCGGGAGGAACCACTCGTCCCAGAGTCGATGCATGAAGTCGTCTAATGACGAGAATCCGGCCCCACGCCACTCTTCTTCGCGCCAGAGATCCGCGCTCGTTCCCATCAAGACCCACGTTCGGGCATGCTGCTTGAGTCCTTGACGCATCGATCGGTGATCGTCGTAATATCCGTCATTCCAGTTCGGGTCTAATTTGAGAGCCGAGATGAGTGCATCGACAAGGAGACTACTCTGAGGTGGATTTCTTGCAGTGCCGCCGATCGGTGCCGCTCGCTTGACCATCTCCGGGTATCGGACAGCCCACTCGTAGGTCTGCTGGGCCCCCATCGACCACCCAAGGACGAGTTCGAGTTCCTCAATCCCGAATTTCTCGGTAACCAGTTGGTATTGTGCACGGACGTCGTCACTAATACGCACGTTCGGGAAATCCGCTTGTCCGTATGGTGGCGGGGTATTGTGCGGTGACGTCGAGAGTCCCCCACCGATCTGATTGGGGAGGATGATGAAATACGATTGTGGATCAAGCGCCATGTCCTTCCCAATGTACATCTCCATGTCCTTGCTGGTCCCTGAATACATATGCGGGAAGAGAACGGCGTTGTCTTTCGCGTCATTGAGTTCGCCGAACGTTGTATATGCGATCTGGCAGTCGGGCAGTGTCTCGCCTTCGGTGAGTTCGAACTCACTCAGTGAGTACGTCTCGTATGGACCATGGACCTCTTGTGAATAGTACTCGTTTTCGATCCCACTCATTGTATGGCTTGCACCAGGCGATGGAGCATTAGCCGGTGTGTGACTCTGGTCTGTCATTTGTCCCTGTTAGCCGACGGAACCCAGAGTATTATAATTATCTTCTATAGACTACTCTACTGCTATAGCCTCCTTTCTTACCATTGGGAGTCAGATAGATGTCGTAGCCAGTTCGCTGCTTTCGTACGAGAGTGGCTTGTTAAAGCGACTTAGAGATACTGTGCACTCGCTGTCCGTTCGTCTGTATCCAGTTCATCGAGATCACGTTCGACGGAGATCACTCTCCGTGTCGGAATATCGAGTTGTCGTTCGCCGTCTGTAATTCGTATCTGGAGATAGCGCTCTTGGGGCGTTATATTCGCTTCATCAGCGTGAACCGTCGTTATCTCGTCATTGGCGTCCTCGTATGTGACTTCGATCATATGAGAGCCAGTCCCTTGAGACAGATCAATCATTCCGTATCCTCAAGTAGTGATCTCCTTTGTAGTGGAAGCCGTGTGCAACATCAGTAGTTGAGATTTGGACGCTGTGCTGAATGTCCCCTCTGTATGTAGCAGTTAGTGCCGTCTGCAGTTTCCAGTCAGAATAG
This genomic window contains:
- a CDS encoding alpha/beta fold hydrolase; this encodes MSGIENEYYSQEVHGPYETYSLSEFELTEGETLPDCQIAYTTFGELNDAKDNAVLFPHMYSGTSKDMEMYIGKDMALDPQSYFIILPNQIGGGLSTSPHNTPPPYGQADFPNVRISDDVRAQYQLVTEKFGIEELELVLGWSMGAQQTYEWAVRYPEMVKRAAPIGGTARNPPQSSLLVDALISALKLDPNWNDGYYDDHRSMRQGLKQHARTWVLMGTSADLWREEEWRGAGFSSLDDFMHRLWDEWFLPMDPNNLIRMAWKWKHADVSRMTDGDLESALQRIEARVYVLPFEEDMVFTLEDNRIEEEMIPDSELRPIPTPWGHFGMFGFRPEDKEFIDTAIGELLDESVA